The Candidatus Neomarinimicrobiota bacterium nucleotide sequence AGAATTTCTAGGATCAGCCTAAAGGTTAATCCAGACTGGACCACCGCCGCCTTCGGGCGGAACCCAGTTTATAATCTGATAGGGATCCATAATATCACACGTTTTGCAATGGACACAGTTTGAGAAGTTGATCTGTAACCGACGATTATTCTCTTCTGTTACGATCTCATAGACGTCGGCGGGACAGAACTTTTCACATGGATTCCCAAATTCCTCAACACATTTAGTGATGCAAATATCCGTATCGTGGACATGTAAATGGGGGATTTGATCTTCATCGTGCGAGGTGGCGGAGTGATAGACATCTGTAACCTTATCGAACAAGTATTTTCCATCGAACTTCAGGTTGTTATAACGGTCATGATATTCCCCCTCAGCGGTTTTATTAAGATTTGTTAGATGAAGGTAATCTTCTTTGGATTGAAGGCGATTGAAGAGCCCCCACGCTCGACCACCAGTGACCAGTCCAAACCCGGCGTTAAAAAGGCCCGCCAGAAGTCCTCTGTCAAAACCCTGGTGGAAGTTCCTTACCTTCCAAAGCTCATCATGAATCCAGCTTTCCTGTACTTTCGTCTCAAAAGAGCTGAGCATTTCATCATCAAATCGGTTATTGTCTAAGGCGTCCCTAATTACATCCGCCGCCAGCATACCAGATTTCATAGCGAGATGGATTCCTTTCAATCGCTGTCCGTTCAAAAAACCGGCGGAGTCACCAATAAGCATGGCACCACCTACAGTAAGCTTTGGGATAGAGAAGTAGCCTCCCTCAGGCAGTGTCTTGGCTCCATAGGCAATCATTTCTCCTCCGTCTAGGAGTGACCTGACCCATGGGTGAGTCTTCAGAGATTGAAGCTCGTGGTGGGGGTCAACGTTGGAATCGCTGTAGTCGAGCCCTACAACGATTCCCACATTCCAAATATCATTTTTCATGCCATAGATGAAACCGCCACCAAAAATGTCGTGTCCCAAGGGGAATCCCATGGTATGAGCTACATAACCTGCCGGGACGGTATCCGGGGGCATTTGCCACAACTCTTTTACTCCCAACGCCCAGACCTGGGGATTCTTACCCGATCTTAGGTGGCATTTGGTTATGAGTTCCTTCGTGAGATTCCCGTGTGTCCCTTCCCCTAGAACAGTGACTTTTGCGCGGATATCTCCGCCCGCCTCGTAATTCGGTTTTGGTTGACCATTCTTGTCTATCCCGCGATCTCCCAATCGGACCCCTACGACTCTATCATCCTCATATAAGAGCTCGGATCCCGAAAAACCACAGAATATATCTATGCCTTGCTCCTCGCAGATATTACCCAGCCAGCGTGTGAGTTTGCCCAGGGAGGCGACATAACATCCATGGTGGGACATTGACTTTGGAATGAAAGGGAAAGGGAATTTTCTGGATAAGCTCAGGTAATACATGTGTTCTTCTTTAACCTCAGATTCAAACGGTACACCCTTATCCATATAATCAGGAATCAGTTCTTGAAGAGCTCTCGGATCTACAATGGCACCGGATAGAGAATGAGCACCGACTTCTGCTCCCTTTTCAATAATGGCTATTGAAGGTTCCTCCCCATTTTCTTTTAGGAGGCGATTAAGATGGATGGCCCCGCTGAGGCTGGCTGGCCCGGCCCCGACGAATAGTACATCAATTTCCAGAATCTCTCGCTCAGGCATTTTCAATCTCTTACATCAGACGCTTGGTACTAGTCCAAACTCTTTCCATTCCTTTCTCTTTGGCTGGGAGTGGCCAAACGCCTGACCGTATGACACTGAGTCACTCACTGTTTTTGAGAAATAGTTCATGTCTTGACTCCTAAAAGTGCTTCCGTCAGTTTTGGAACAATCTCAAGGATATCTCCGATGATGCCGTAGTCGGCCAGTTCAAAAAGGGGTGCTTCCGGGTCCTTGTTGATGAGTATAATATTTTTGGATCCTTTCATGCCTACCACATGCTGAATGGCTCCAGAAATGCCAAGAGCAAGATAAAGCTTCGGCGCCACGGTCTGTCCTGAGCTGCCGATCTGGTGGTACGGTTCAAGCCATCCTGCATCCACAACTGGGCGAGACGAAGCTACTTCGGCTCCCATGGCCTGAGCCAGATCCTTCACCATTGGTAGATTTTCTTCTTTGCCAATACCCCGACCTACAGATACGATCACTTCAGCACTGGAGAGATCCACAGCCCCGGCCGCCTCCTGGAAGGGGTCTCCCGATGTGCTGTGTATGGCACTTTCCTCCAGAGAGACGGACACCGCCCTTGCGGCAGCGCCGGATCCTTCTGTCACATCTTCTTCCTGAAAAGAGGCAGATTGAAAGGAGATGATACACGGCCCATCACTGTTGAGCATGGTATCCGCCACAAGTTTTCCGGCAAAAACCTGTTTTGACAGTACCAAAGATCCTTCATTTACACTATAGTCAATGTTATCGGCAAGAAAGGGGATCCTCAGCTTTGCGCTAACACGAGGGAGAAAATCTCGCACCATGTAGGTGTGCCCCATGAGCACGTACTTAGGAGATTCTGCTTCAATGACTTGGGACAATGCGGAAGAAAATCCGTCAGCACTGTAGCCACCGAGCAGGGTATTTTCAACTGTCAGAATTTCTTGAACATCTTTTGATTGAAAAGAATTGGCTAAGCCGGAAACATCCTCACCCATAAGTACCACGGACACAGGAAGGCCTAAATCGCGTCCCACCGCCTGAGCTCCGGCCAGAGCCTCCCAGCTCATACGGTGAACAGTACCGTTATTCTCTTCAACACCAACAAGTATGCTCATAACCTAAATTATTCTTAAATCTTTCTTGAGTACATCCACAAGACGCTCTACCTGTTGATCAACTGTTCCTTCAATTATTTCCGTTCGCTTTACTTTTTGAGGGATATATACCTTTGAGATAGACTGTTTTGCTTCATCACTGGAATCAGCTGTCACCTGTTTAAGTTCTTTTTTCTTAGCGCCCATGATCCCCTTTAGAGATGGATAACGCGGCGTATTGATGCCTGACTGAATACTGATGGATGCAGGAAGATCAAGGTTCACCCACTGGAACCAGCCAGACTCCAGCTCCCGCTTGACTTTGATTTTACCATCGGCAAGTTCAGTTGCGATAACCAGAGTAGCTGTGCTCATCCCCAACATCTCTCCCAGAAGAACACCCACCTGGCCGAAACCGAAGTCATCGGACTGCAATCCGGTCAGAATCAAATCAAACTTTTCTCCTTCCAGAGCACTGGCAAAAGTCCTGGCAATTTGCAAAGGATCGGATGCATAAGGGTAAGACTCTTCAATGTGTATTCCTCTGTCTGCCCCTTTTGATAATGCCTCCCTTATGGTTCTTTGGGTGCGATCCGGGCCCAGGCTTACCGCTACCACTTCACCTTCGCCCAGGTTTTCTTTGAGTTGAAGCGCTTCCTCAACGGCGTAGCTATCGCTCTCGTTGGTGATGAAATTGATATGCTCTTCCTTTACCCAAAGCTGGTCATCGCTGATTCTAAGGGGGGAATCGCCACCGGGGACTTGTTTAACGAGGACGGCAATTTTCATGTCTGATTAGTTTCCGTTTCGAGTTGGTAACGGACGATTACTCCAATTTACAAAATTTCAGGGCTGTCACGACGATAAGAATCGCTTTTCATCACAGTTTTCACACTCCGGTGTATAGCGGTAAGTTTGTAGCCTTTTGAAAGCGTGTTTATAATGAATAATCGAATTCCATTTGCGGCAGTCACAACTGCTTGTATAGCCTTCATCTCAATTGTCTCAGCTCAGGGACAAGTGGATCCGGAAAGCTTACTCTCCAAAACGACCCGAGCTATTCGAGTCGATTCACCTCCCACAATTGATGGCTGGCTTGATGATTCTGTATGGGAGAAAGCTATTCCCGTGACCGACCTCATCCAGACTGAGCCAGACAATCTGGCAAAGCCTACAGAATTCACGGAAGTGCGCATCGTCTACGATGACGATGCACTCTATTTTGCTTTTCGGTGTCACGATTCAGAACCGGACAGAATCATGAGGCGTCTGGCCCGCCGTGATGAATGGCTGGAAGCAGGGAATGACAATTCAGATTGGATAAACATTGCCCTGGATCCTCAGAATGATAACAGGACCGGTTACGTTTTTATTGTGAATGCCGCAGGGGTGAAGATGGATCTCTTCATTCCTGATGATGAGAATTATGACTCCTCTTGGAATGCGGTTTGGGATGCTAAAGTGTCAGTTGATGATGGAGGCTGGTCAGCCGAAGTTGCTCTACCGTTCTCTGTTTTCCAGTTCAACTCCCAAGGAGAGCAGATATGGGGATTGGAGCTGAACCGTACCATTTATCGCAAACAGGAGTGGCATGAGTGGCCGGGAAAACCGCGTGGTGTCAAGGGGCTTGTTTCACGGTACGGTACTCTGACCGGTCTGGAAAACATTCCTCCCCCGAGACAGCTAGAAATTCTTCCCTACGTTTTGGGTGGTAAGCAGTTAGGAAGTGTCACTGACAACACAGGCAGTCTGGGTGTAGATATGGAATACGGCCTCGCCACAAACAGTGCCGTATCCATCGCCATAAACCCTGATTTCGGTCAGGTTGAGGCAGATCCTTCAATTCTGAACCTGACGGCCTTCGAAACATTCTATCCCGAAAAGCGACCTTTTTTTGTTGAAGGGGGTTCTTTCTTCACACCGCAGTTTGGAGAGGAAATTGAATCTTGGCTGGAAGGTTCTTTCACGCTGGCACCCATCAGACTTTTCCATTCTCGCAGGATTGGCAAGGCGCCGTCCTATCTCAGTCCGTCCAATGGTTTGATTGTGAGTCAACCCGATGCTACCACCATCTTAGGTGCGGTAAAAGTCTTGGGGAAGACGCCATCGGGTATTTCCTATGGTTTTATTGAAAGTTTGACCGATGAGGAAAACGGTACTTTAGAAATAGATAACGGAGGAAATGTATCCCGGGAGAATTTTCTTATTGAGCCGCGAACCAACTATTTCATCGGTCGCGTTGAAGCACCTGTAATCAACAGTTCATCCATTATCGGTGCAACAATGACGGATGTCCGACGTGCATCAGCCAGAGGGATTTCTGTGGCTTCATTCGACTGGCGCCTCAGGTTCGGAAACAACCGGTTCGATTTCAGCGGCCAGGCGGCAATGTCTCAATCTGAAGACAAAAGAGATTTTGCCTCCCGTCTTTACCTGGCTTATGACAACTTTAAGTGGTGGAGTGCCGATCTCATTACAACCTACTACGGTGATTCATTTATGAACAACGACCTCGGTTTTCTTGAGCGAAATGGGGTATGGGCAGTAAGAGCGGGTGGTGGAGTCCGTAAACAGGATCCCTGGGGACCTTTCCGAAGTAACAATTTTTCAATGAGATTTTTTCAATACGCCAGGACGGACGGTATAGTTTTGTCTCGTCGAATAGAGTGGAATCTTATGAATATGTTCAAGAGTTTCTGGATGTTTGGCATGGGCGGTATGTTTCTTTTCCCAGCCACTGATGATGGTGACCTGTTTAAGGATCCCAATGCGTGGTTGGTGGGCATTTCCCCGCGCACAAGGCTATTTGTTTTCATGAGCAGCGATCCGAGGAATCGTATTGTTTTGAACCCTTCAGTAGGAGTCGGCAAAGCCGAAAACGGAAGTTTTGGTATTGTCCCTACACTCAATGTGACCCTGAACCCAACCAACTTCCTGAGAATCTCCCTTGAGACACGGTACTGGAAAGAGATCAGCTATGAACAATACGTCACCGTTCTGGAAGATGATAACGGATACCACAGGATATACAGTCCTTTTGATCAAGAGATGGTTGATACAAAAGTGAGAATAAACTGGACATTTTCTCCCGATCTTTCCTTCCAAGTGTTTGTTCAGCCTTTTGTGGTATCAGGAGACTATTACGGTTTCAAGGAATTAACGGAAGAATCAACACTGAACTTTTCCCCCTATCCACAATATACTTTTAATCCTGATTTCCAACTGCGTAATACGGTGGGAACCTTTGTCATACGATGGGAGTATTCCCTGGGAAGTACCCTCTACCTGGTATACAACTTGAATGATTCAAATGCCTACTCAGGGGAAGCGGATGCATGGTTCTCAAGCGGGTCAAACTCCCTGTTCCTAAAGCTGAATTACTGGTTTCAGCCTTAGGGGTATCTATAAAACAACTGGTTACACTTAATACTAAATTCAATGCTATGGTGAGACGGGTTTTCTGTATATCCATAACCTTATTTTCTGTTCTGTCGGCGATAAGGAGTAACTCGGACACCGATTTTGATCCCGGAACTCTTGTTCTTAAGGAGGTTTTTGCAAGAAGAACAGATACTCCTCCCAAAATCGATGGAGACCTCAGTGATTCTGTTTGGGATAAAGCGCCTGTCATTTTGGATTTTTTTCAGACAGAGCCTGAAGATCTGGCTCAACCTACAGAAAAAACTGAAGTAAAACTGCTTTATGATAATGACAATATTTATGTTGCTTTTATGAACTACGACTCTGATCCCAAAGCCATCGTATCGAGATTCTCCAGGCGTGACAGCTGGGCCCATAGCGAAGGTATGCGGGGTGGGTCGGCATCAGGGATTAACAATTCCGACTGGATCGGTGTTGCTGTCGATTCTAGGAATGACAATCTTACAGGATACAGTTTTATTGTCAACGCCGCAGGATCAAAGCTAGATACCTATGTTTATGATGACAGCCGCTATGACATGTCTTGGGACGGAGTCTGGGATGCCAAAGTCAATAGAAACGAGCAAGGGTGGAGTGTAGAATTTCGCCTTCCATTCTCACTATTTAATTTCCCCAACAGTAAGGAACAGACTTGGGGATTTATGATGAGGCGCTTCATTTTTAGAAAGCAAGAACGGATGGAATGGCCCGGTAAAAAGCGGGGGATGAAAGGGAATGTTTCCCGTTTCGGGGTGTTGAAGGGACTCAGTGAAATACCGCCACCTAAACAGATAGAACTGACTCCTTACACTTTGGGAGGTTACCACGCCAACGGCGGCGACCAATTTACAGGCGGAGCCGGTATAGATATGGAGTACGGTGTTGGGTCAAATACCACAGCATTTATGACCATTAATCCTGATTTTGGACAGGTGGAGGCAGATCCGTCAGTGCTTAATCTGTCAGCTTTTGAAACATTTTATGATGAAAAACGTCCCTTTTTCGTTGAAGGAATGTCCATTTTTCAAAATCCCCATCAGGGTTTTGAAGGGGATCTTTTCCATACTCGTCGTATAGGGGCGAGGCCCAGCTACTTTTCACCTGAATCAGGTGCCATTGTAGACCGTCCTGATGCCACCAATATTGTCAGCGCAGCCAAGATGCTGGGTAGAAGCAGTTCTGGGTTGGAATTTGCTGTGGTCAATGCCATGACGAACCATGAATATGCTACTGTAGAATCTGATTCGGGTGGCTTGAGTGAGTTTCTTATTGAACCTTATACAAATCACTTTGCTGGAAGAATAAAAAAGAGTGTTATTAACGATCTTTCCACTATAGGTGTGATGGTGACTGATCAGCGAAGGCAATTGGGGCATTCAGCCACAGTCGGCAGTGCAGACTGGCGGATGAAATTCGCCGACAACAGGCTCACTTTTTCCGGTCAGCTTGTTTCTTCATCTACAAAGGATAAAAGTGGTAATGCGGGGAGGGTACACTTTGCTTATGATGATCCTGTGTGGTGGAATGCAAGTGCCACTTTCCAGGCCTACGATGATGATTTTGATATTAATGATATGGGATATCTGAAGCGTGCGGGGATTCAAACCTGGGATATGAATTTCAGGATCCGCCAACAGGATCCCTGGGGTCCAATTTTAAAAAGTAACCTCGGCGTTAGTTATGATCTCAATCATCGGAATGACGGTGTAATGATCAAGCAACAAATGAACTTTAGTGGATCGGTTACCACCACCAACTACTGGAGTTTCGGCATTCATCACGGACAGATTCTACCCTCTTATTCCGATGATGATCTGTTCCGTGATTCTAGAGCTTGGATCAAAGAAAATCCTATCGGATACCGGGGAGGAGCCTGGCTTTCCACAGACGCAAGGAAATGGATTTCATTCAGACCGGGATTGGGTTACGGTTGGAAAGATAACGGTTATGGTGGTTACCGTGTCAACCTTTCAACCACAATAAGAGCTTCTCAGCGTTTGAGTACAAGCATCAATATTGCTCAGCACCTTCGACTCACCCCTCAGCAATGGGTCGGCATAGTATCTGATGAACTGGGAGATCACCGGGTCTATGGGCAGGCCAGACAGATAACGGATGAAATTACAGTTCGCCTGAGTTATGCATTTTCACCGGATCTCTCTTTTCAAACATACCTGCAGCCATTCAGGGCAAAAGTTGATTATTCCGATTTTGTTGAACTTGCCGCCCCCATGACCCGCCATTACGTACCCTTCAATTATACTGACAACAATAACATTATCATGGATAACACCATTGGTACTTTTGTCATGAGGTGGGAATATCTGCCTGGCAGTATTCTTTATGTGGTTTATAATCTCAACGACCGGAATTACTTTTCTGCCAGCTCGGACAGCTGGTCACCTTCCAAGTCCAATACACTCTTTATTAAGTTAAACTACTGGTTCCAGGCATAGAGCCGGCAGTTCGCCTTTCTTTTTTCTATTTCAGGTGGATTAGATCGATGCCCAGTTCGGCAGCGTGCGCTTTAATTCTATCGTCCCGATAGAATTCCGCATAATAGATAGCTGTAATGCCGGCATTGGCGATCATCTTGAAGCAGTCGTAACAGGGTGATGCAGTAACATAGATCTCACCATTTTCAATCCGGACGCCGTTCCGGGCTGACTGAACAATAGCGTTGGCTTCAGCGTGAATCGTTCGGACACAGTGGTCATTCTCCATCTCATGGTCAGCATCATCGCAGTGGGCTAACCCCCGGATGCTGCCGTTGTATCCGGTTGCAAGGATTGCTTTGTCCCGTACGATAACAGCACCAATATGTTTGCGGTTACAAGTAGAACGCGTTGCCACCTCCCTGGCAATGTTCATGAAGTACTGTTCCCAGCTGACACGTTCGTTGCTCATAAAGGGGTAGAGCCCTTTACAAAAATTTTTACAGCAGAGCGCAACTCCCCAAAATAGATTCGATCCACATATTCAGCTAGATGTGCGGTGATGATCAGGAAAGCCCAAGTTGGGACAGGGACATTGGCACAACCCCGGAGGAGTACCCGTTTACCTTGATATTGAGTCCAGTCGATTTGGGCAATCTTCTCCCTGAAAACTTTCTCCTTGATGACTCCTTCATGTAGGAAATCATCCAGGTGAATTGTTTCCACTACACAGAGAAGGAGGTCCCGCAGCCGCAGGTTCGGGAGGCGTTGGGATTGACAAACTGAAAACCGCCGGAGAGAAGATCGGAGGAGAAGTCGATTGTCATGCCCTTGAGATAAAGCAAGGACTTCAAATCAACAGCAACCTTAATGCCGTGATTTTCATAAATCTTATCAAATTCTCCCAACTCCTTGTCCCAAGCGAGATCATAATTCATACCAGAGCAGCCGCCGCCGGAGACGGAGGCACGAAGATAATCACCGTCTTCATCAGTACGGACTTGAAGGAGACGCTCCGCAGCATTTTCCGTGATGGTTATCCCTTCCAGAATCTCTTCCTGAATTTCACTCATATTATTCCCAATCTTTTTGTTTTTCTTCTTCTCGCGGTTTTGGATCAAAGCCGAGTTTTGATTTACCTTCATCCGTCATTTTCTCAGGCGACCAGGGCGGATCAAAAGTGATTTCAACAAACGCTTGATTTACTTCATCAAGGTTTTCAAGTTTTTGTCGAATATCATCCGCCATGGATTGCCCCATTCCACAGCCCGGTGTGGTGAGAGACATGGTGATATTTATGTCTGACTTATCTTTTTCAAAAGCTTCCTGAATATTGATATTGTAGATGAGGCCGAGATTCCAGAGATCAATAGGAATCTCCGGATCATAGCACTGCTTTAAAATATCGATGACTTTGTCTTCAGCAACCATTTCAGCAAGTTACATCATTTAGGGTCATCTCATCAAACATGTTTCTCATATTTTCATTGAGCCGCTGTATGGGTGAACGGATGTTACAATTATCGAGCAACTCACAGTTTGAATCAAAATAGCAGTCCATAATACCTAGCGGACCTTCCATCAGCTCAAAAAATTGTGTCATCGTAATGTTGTCTCTCTTGGTCTTCAGACTGTAACCGCCTTTAGGGCCCTGAACCGGTTTCACGAAATCGTGCCGGGACAATTCCTGGAGCACTTTTGCAAGCAACGGTTGAGGAATATGATACTGCGCAGCAATATCCTTAGCGCTGACAACTTCGTTTTCATCCACCAAATGAAGATGTCGCAAAGCGATGAGGGCGTACTCGGTTTTTCTTGTCAGTTTCAGCATGAATGATGAAAAAGGTACTTCAAATTACATTGTTGATATATACCAGTCAAGATGCTCTTACCTCAAAAAGTCTATGGCTTTTTCTAATGATGCTAACAGACGATCCACATCTTCAAAATCATTATAGAGGTAAAAACTGGCTCTTGCAGTTGCCGCTATGCCCAATTTTTCCATAACGGGCTGGGCACAGTGATGGCCCGCCCGGATGGCTACACCATCCCTGTCGAGTATTTGAGCAAGGTCGTGAGGGTGAACGCCTTCTAAGTTGAAAGTAATAACCCCGCCCCGTTCAGGAGGGGAGCCGTAGATGGTTACTTCCTCAATCTCGTTAAGTTTCTTCAGTGCATAATCTGTAATAATCTTTTCATGCTCATGAATTGTATCCATGCCGATTTCAGAAAGAACATCCACCGCAGCACCTAGTCCAATAGCTTGGGCGATGTTGGGTGTCCCTGCCTCGAATTTCCATGGCACATCGTTCCATGTAGATTCTTCCAGAGTTACTGTCTGAATCATTTCACCTCCGCTAAGAAACGGCTCCATCTGTTCAAGCACATCTGATTTTCCATAAAGAACACCCACACCGGTAGGCCCCAGCATTTTATGACCTGAGAATGCGAGAAAATCACAGTCGAGTGAAGATACGTCCACAGAGAAGTGGGGCACACTCTGTGCCGCGTCGATAAGTATTAAAGCGCCTACACTTTTTGCCAGCGAGATTATCCTTTCCACAGGGTTTACGGTGCCAAAGACGTTGGACTGATGGATGACCGATACAATTTTGGTTCTTTCAGTGAAATAAGATTCAATATTCTCCAGTGTTCCATCCGATCCAAAAGGGATATATTTCAAGGTAGCGCCAGTTTCACGGGCAGCCAGTTGCCACGGCACGAGGTTGCTGTGGTGTTCCATCTCCGTTATTAGAATTTCGTCACCTTCCCCAAGATTGTGTCTTGCCCAAGCATAGGCTACTAGGTTGATAGCTTCCGTGGTACCCCGTGTGAAGACTACCGACCGGGACTCTTCAGCCCCTATAAAGCGAGACACTCGTTCTCTTGCCGATTCGTACGCTTCCGTGGCCTTTTCACCAATAGCATAAATGGCTCTGTGAACGTTGGCGTTGTAATCTGAGTAGTACTCTGCTACTGCCTCTACAACTTGTCTCGGTGTCTGGGAAGTGGCAGCACTGTCGAGATAGTAGAAAGGTTCATAGGCCAACCTGTTATGAAAAATAGGAAAGTCACTCCTGATCTTGGCTACATCCAGCGGCAGGGATCGTACTGCTGACGGTTCTACTGTAGCACTCTCAGCTATCATATTAGTACATTCCCAGTTCCAGCCGGGCAGCTTCTGAGATCATATCCTTCGTCCAGGGTGGCTCCCAGACAAGTTCTATATTCACATCTCTTACGCCAGTGACACCAAGGACTTTTGCTTTCATCTCATCCACCATCATGGGTCCCATACCGCAGCCCGGTGCCGTCAGGGTCATTTTAATCTCCACATTGGTGCCGCCTTCTACAGCATCTGTGAGTTTACAGGAGTAGATGAGACCCAGGTCTACCATATTTATGGGAATTTCCGGGTCGTAACAGGTTTTGAGTACTTCCCAGATTGCTCCTTCGCTGGCGGTTCCTGTTATTTTTTTCTCTTCCGAAGCATCTTCTGTCACCTTTTTGCCTATGGTGTCGGCATCTTTTCCCTCAATCCTGAAAAGGGAGCCTCGGGCCGTTACCGTATAACTACCGCCCAGGGCCTGGGTGATACGGACCTTATCCCCTTTTTTCAGGGTAAAAGCATCACCAAAAGGAATAAGGGTGGCATCACAGTCCCGGGTGAGGGTAATGAGTTCATCACTGAATGTGTTCATTCTGTTTTCGCGACCTTATCTGCCCCGGTAAGACAGTTGTTTAAAGTGTGCCAAGCCAGTGTTGCGCATTTTACTCGGGCAGGATATTTATGAACACCAGCCATGACGGTTAGCTTTCCCAAGTCTTCTGAGCCCGTTTCCCCGGTGGTGACTAGCTGGTGGAAAGAGTCAAACAGAGATTCAATTTCAGTGGTTGATTTGCCTTTAACTACAGTGGTCATAATTGAGGAGGAGGCTTTTGATATGGCGCACCCTGAACCGTCAAAGCGGATATCTTTCACTCTGTCTCCTTCCACTTCCAGGTGCAACTTAAGTTTATCCCCGCAAAGGGGGTTGTAACCGTCACCGGAGTGTGTGGGAGACTCCAACTGGCCAAAGTTCTGGGGGTTCTGGTTGTGATCAAGGATCACTTCCTGGTAAAGTTCACGTAGGTCATCCACCGGTAACTCCATTGAGCCATGATTCAAGGAGACCCCGGGCGTACTCTTGAGCTTCTTCATTATTTATATCATCTACCACTTCATTGGCAAAGCCGTTAATGAGCAGTGCCTTGGCGGAAAGAACGTCAAGCCCGCGGGACCTGAGATAAAAGAGGGCGTCTTCGCTGATCTGGCCCGTGGTAGAACCATGGGTACACCTCACATCATCGGCATAAATTTCCAGCTGAGGGTTGGAATTCATGAGAGCATTGTCGCTCAACAGCAAATTGTTATTGGTCTGGTTAGC carries:
- a CDS encoding DUF2480 family protein, coding for MRLRDLLLCVVETIHLDDFLHEGVIKEKVFREKIAQIDWTQYQGKRVLLRGCANVPVPTWAFLIITAHLAEYVDRIYFGELRSAVKIFVKGSTPL
- a CDS encoding cysteine desulfurase translates to MDVAKIRSDFPIFHNRLAYEPFYYLDSAATSQTPRQVVEAVAEYYSDYNANVHRAIYAIGEKATEAYESARERVSRFIGAEESRSVVFTRGTTEAINLVAYAWARHNLGEGDEILITEMEHHSNLVPWQLAARETGATLKYIPFGSDGTLENIESYFTERTKIVSVIHQSNVFGTVNPVERIISLAKSVGALILIDAAQSVPHFSVDVSSLDCDFLAFSGHKMLGPTGVGVLYGKSDVLEQMEPFLSGGEMIQTVTLEESTWNDVPWKFEAGTPNIAQAIGLGAAVDVLSEIGMDTIHEHEKIITDYALKKLNEIEEVTIYGSPPERGGVITFNLEGVHPHDLAQILDRDGVAIRAGHHCAQPVMEKLGIAATARASFYLYNDFEDVDRLLASLEKAIDFLR
- a CDS encoding iron-sulfur cluster assembly accessory protein, translating into MSEIQEEILEGITITENAAERLLQVRTDEDGDYLRASVSGGGCSGMNYDLAWDKELGEFDKIYENHGIKVAVDLKSLLYLKGMTIDFSSDLLSGGFQFVNPNASRTCGCGTSFSV
- a CDS encoding Rrf2 family transcriptional regulator, with the translated sequence MLKLTRKTEYALIALRHLHLVDENEVVSAKDIAAQYHIPQPLLAKVLQELSRHDFVKPVQGPKGGYSLKTKRDNITMTQFFELMEGPLGIMDCYFDSNCELLDNCNIRSPIQRLNENMRNMFDEMTLNDVTC
- a CDS encoding DUF59 domain-containing protein, translating into MVAEDKVIDILKQCYDPEIPIDLWNLGLIYNINIQEAFEKDKSDINITMSLTTPGCGMGQSMADDIRQKLENLDEVNQAFVEITFDPPWSPEKMTDEGKSKLGFDPKPREEEKQKDWE
- a CDS encoding dCMP deaminase family protein; translation: MSNERVSWEQYFMNIAREVATRSTCNRKHIGAVIVRDKAILATGYNGSIRGLAHCDDADHEMENDHCVRTIHAEANAIVQSARNGVRIENGEIYVTASPCYDCFKMIANAGITAIYYAEFYRDDRIKAHAAELGIDLIHLK
- a CDS encoding electron transfer flavoprotein-ubiquinone oxidoreductase, producing MPEREILEIDVLFVGAGPASLSGAIHLNRLLKENGEEPSIAIIEKGAEVGAHSLSGAIVDPRALQELIPDYMDKGVPFESEVKEEHMYYLSLSRKFPFPFIPKSMSHHGCYVASLGKLTRWLGNICEEQGIDIFCGFSGSELLYEDDRVVGVRLGDRGIDKNGQPKPNYEAGGDIRAKVTVLGEGTHGNLTKELITKCHLRSGKNPQVWALGVKELWQMPPDTVPAGYVAHTMGFPLGHDIFGGGFIYGMKNDIWNVGIVVGLDYSDSNVDPHHELQSLKTHPWVRSLLDGGEMIAYGAKTLPEGGYFSIPKLTVGGAMLIGDSAGFLNGQRLKGIHLAMKSGMLAADVIRDALDNNRFDDEMLSSFETKVQESWIHDELWKVRNFHQGFDRGLLAGLFNAGFGLVTGGRAWGLFNRLQSKEDYLHLTNLNKTAEGEYHDRYNNLKFDGKYLFDKVTDVYHSATSHDEDQIPHLHVHDTDICITKCVEEFGNPCEKFCPADVYEIVTEENNRRLQINFSNCVHCKTCDIMDPYQIINWVPPEGGGGPVWINL
- a CDS encoding electron transfer flavoprotein subunit alpha/FixB family protein; amino-acid sequence: MSILVGVEENNGTVHRMSWEALAGAQAVGRDLGLPVSVVLMGEDVSGLANSFQSKDVQEILTVENTLLGGYSADGFSSALSQVIEAESPKYVLMGHTYMVRDFLPRVSAKLRIPFLADNIDYSVNEGSLVLSKQVFAGKLVADTMLNSDGPCIISFQSASFQEEDVTEGSGAAARAVSVSLEESAIHSTSGDPFQEAAGAVDLSSAEVIVSVGRGIGKEENLPMVKDLAQAMGAEVASSRPVVDAGWLEPYHQIGSSGQTVAPKLYLALGISGAIQHVVGMKGSKNIILINKDPEAPLFELADYGIIGDILEIVPKLTEALLGVKT
- the sufT gene encoding putative Fe-S cluster assembly protein SufT, with amino-acid sequence MNTFSDELITLTRDCDATLIPFGDAFTLKKGDKVRITQALGGSYTVTARGSLFRIEGKDADTIGKKVTEDASEEKKITGTASEGAIWEVLKTCYDPEIPINMVDLGLIYSCKLTDAVEGGTNVEIKMTLTAPGCGMGPMMVDEMKAKVLGVTGVRDVNIELVWEPPWTKDMISEAARLELGMY
- a CDS encoding electron transfer flavoprotein beta subunit/FixA family protein, producing the protein MKIAVLVKQVPGGDSPLRISDDQLWVKEEHINFITNESDSYAVEEALQLKENLGEGEVVAVSLGPDRTQRTIREALSKGADRGIHIEESYPYASDPLQIARTFASALEGEKFDLILTGLQSDDFGFGQVGVLLGEMLGMSTATLVIATELADGKIKVKRELESGWFQWVNLDLPASISIQSGINTPRYPSLKGIMGAKKKELKQVTADSSDEAKQSISKVYIPQKVKRTEIIEGTVDQQVERLVDVLKKDLRII